In Miscanthus floridulus cultivar M001 chromosome 5, ASM1932011v1, whole genome shotgun sequence, one genomic interval encodes:
- the LOC136450802 gene encoding uncharacterized protein isoform X2 has protein sequence MHKLLPRAASFLDAAAPLLLSSPRMPTLRLAGSPFVPTCPGANPGQIRAPPWLRCDPGRRRGLCSAEAARRGGDTEEREKGGGGRGAPERKQRGRSDALMGSGELLAIPGVGPRNQRKLVDKGFDDVAQLKQLYRDKFFGKSNEKMVEFLQNSVGIIHKSHAESITLFIKESVDEELKGTDTSKLPKNRRLTFCVEGNISVGKTTFLQRIANETIELRDLVEIVPEPIAKWQDVGPEHFNILDAFYAEPQRYAYTFQNYVFVTRVMQEKESSCGIKPLRLMERSVFSDRMVFVRAVHEANWMNEMEISIYDSWFDPVVSSLPGLIPDGFIYLRASPDTCHKRMMVRKRSEEGGVTLDYLRGLHEKHESWLLPSKGGGSGVLSVSQLPVHMEGSLPADIRDRVFYLEGDHMHSSIQKVPALILDCEHDIDFNKDIEAKRHWKLTMASTVSFKS, from the exons ATGCACAAGCTCCTCCCACGCGCCGCCTCCTTCCTCGACGCCGCGGCCCCCCTGCTGCTCTCCTCCCCACGCATGCCCACGCTGCGCCTGGCTGGTAGCCCGTTCGTACCCACGTGCCCTGGCGCAAACCCTGGCCAAATCCGCGCGCCGCCGTGGCTGCGCTGTGACCCTGGGAGGAGGCGGGGACTCTGCTCCGCCGAGGCGGCCAGGCGCGGGGGCGATACGGAGGAAAGGGAGAAGGGTGGCGGGGGTCGCGGTGCGCCGGAGAGGAAGCAGAGAGGTCGGAGTGATGCGCTGATGGGAAGTGGGGAACTGCTTGCCATTCCCGGAGTCGGGCCGCGGAACCAGAGGAAGCTCGTGGACAAGGGATTCGATGACGTGGCGCAGCTCAAGCAGCTCTACAGGGATAAG TTCTTTGGCAAGTCTAATGAGAAGATGGTTGAATTCTTGCAAAATTCAGTTGGCATCATTCACAAGAGCCATGCTGAGAGTATAACTTTGTTCATTAAAGAGAGTGTTGATGAAGAGCTGAAAGGCACCGATACATCTAAGCTTCCTAAAAATAGGAGGCTGACCTTTTGTGTAGAAGGGAATATCAGTGTTGGGAAAACTACCTTCCTTCAAAGAATAGCCAATGAAACTATTGAACTACGTGACCTTGTAGAAATTGTACCTGAACCTATTGCTAAGTGGCAGGATGTGGGCCCTGAACACTTCAATATACTTGATGCTTTCTATGCGGAGCCACAGAGGTATGCATATACCTTCCAGAATTATGTATTTGTGACAAGGGTCATGCAAGAGAAGGAATCTTCGTGTGGAATAAAACCTCTTCGGCTGATGGAAAGAAGCGTTTTCAGTGATCGAATG GTTTTTGTTCGTGCTGTGCATGAAGCAAACTGGATGAATGAGATGGAGATCAGCATTTATGACTCTTGGTTTGACCCAGTTGTATCATCACTCCCAGGTCTTATCCCTGATGGTTTTATTTATCTGAGAGCTAGCCCTGATACTTGCCACAAAAGAATGATGGTGCGAAAAAGATCAGAGGAGGGTGGTGTTACTCTAGATTACCTTCGAGGTTTGCATGAGAAACATGAGAGCTGGTTACTTCCATCCAAGGGAGGAGGTTCTGGTGTGTTGTCCGTCAGTCAGCTTCCAGTTCATATGGAAGGCTCCCTGCCTGCGGATATACGAGATAGGGTATTCTACTTGGAAGGAGATCACATGCATTCAAGTATCCAGAAG GTTCCTGCTCTTATCCTGGACTGCGAACATGACATTGACTTTAACAAGGACATTGAAGCCAAACGGCA CTGGAAGTTGACTATGGCATCCACAGTGTCCTTCAAAAGCTAA
- the LOC136450802 gene encoding uncharacterized protein isoform X1, with protein MHKLLPRAASFLDAAAPLLLSSPRMPTLRLAGSPFVPTCPGANPGQIRAPPWLRCDPGRRRGLCSAEAARRGGDTEEREKGGGGRGAPERKQRGRSDALMGSGELLAIPGVGPRNQRKLVDKGFDDVAQLKQLYRDKFFGKSNEKMVEFLQNSVGIIHKSHAESITLFIKESVDEELKGTDTSKLPKNRRLTFCVEGNISVGKTTFLQRIANETIELRDLVEIVPEPIAKWQDVGPEHFNILDAFYAEPQRYAYTFQNYVFVTRVMQEKESSCGIKPLRLMERSVFSDRMVFVRAVHEANWMNEMEISIYDSWFDPVVSSLPGLIPDGFIYLRASPDTCHKRMMVRKRSEEGGVTLDYLRGLHEKHESWLLPSKGGGSGVLSVSQLPVHMEGSLPADIRDRVFYLEGDHMHSSIQKVPALILDCEHDIDFNKDIEAKRQYARQVAEFFEFVKKKKEFRTAEMTDGDNKSMNKQIVLPRRGGLWVPGSSPLPESGLKSFDFRRTMSSFLST; from the exons ATGCACAAGCTCCTCCCACGCGCCGCCTCCTTCCTCGACGCCGCGGCCCCCCTGCTGCTCTCCTCCCCACGCATGCCCACGCTGCGCCTGGCTGGTAGCCCGTTCGTACCCACGTGCCCTGGCGCAAACCCTGGCCAAATCCGCGCGCCGCCGTGGCTGCGCTGTGACCCTGGGAGGAGGCGGGGACTCTGCTCCGCCGAGGCGGCCAGGCGCGGGGGCGATACGGAGGAAAGGGAGAAGGGTGGCGGGGGTCGCGGTGCGCCGGAGAGGAAGCAGAGAGGTCGGAGTGATGCGCTGATGGGAAGTGGGGAACTGCTTGCCATTCCCGGAGTCGGGCCGCGGAACCAGAGGAAGCTCGTGGACAAGGGATTCGATGACGTGGCGCAGCTCAAGCAGCTCTACAGGGATAAG TTCTTTGGCAAGTCTAATGAGAAGATGGTTGAATTCTTGCAAAATTCAGTTGGCATCATTCACAAGAGCCATGCTGAGAGTATAACTTTGTTCATTAAAGAGAGTGTTGATGAAGAGCTGAAAGGCACCGATACATCTAAGCTTCCTAAAAATAGGAGGCTGACCTTTTGTGTAGAAGGGAATATCAGTGTTGGGAAAACTACCTTCCTTCAAAGAATAGCCAATGAAACTATTGAACTACGTGACCTTGTAGAAATTGTACCTGAACCTATTGCTAAGTGGCAGGATGTGGGCCCTGAACACTTCAATATACTTGATGCTTTCTATGCGGAGCCACAGAGGTATGCATATACCTTCCAGAATTATGTATTTGTGACAAGGGTCATGCAAGAGAAGGAATCTTCGTGTGGAATAAAACCTCTTCGGCTGATGGAAAGAAGCGTTTTCAGTGATCGAATG GTTTTTGTTCGTGCTGTGCATGAAGCAAACTGGATGAATGAGATGGAGATCAGCATTTATGACTCTTGGTTTGACCCAGTTGTATCATCACTCCCAGGTCTTATCCCTGATGGTTTTATTTATCTGAGAGCTAGCCCTGATACTTGCCACAAAAGAATGATGGTGCGAAAAAGATCAGAGGAGGGTGGTGTTACTCTAGATTACCTTCGAGGTTTGCATGAGAAACATGAGAGCTGGTTACTTCCATCCAAGGGAGGAGGTTCTGGTGTGTTGTCCGTCAGTCAGCTTCCAGTTCATATGGAAGGCTCCCTGCCTGCGGATATACGAGATAGGGTATTCTACTTGGAAGGAGATCACATGCATTCAAGTATCCAGAAG GTTCCTGCTCTTATCCTGGACTGCGAACATGACATTGACTTTAACAAGGACATTGAAGCCAAACGGCA ATATGCTCGGCAAGTTGCGGAGTTCTTTGaatttgtgaagaaaaagaaggaaTTTCGTACAGCAGAGATGACTGATGGCGATAACAAGAGTATGAACAAACAGATTGTGCTGCCGCGCAGAGGTGGTTTGTGGGTGCCTGGAAGCAGCCCATTACCAGAATCAGGTCTAAAGTCGTTTGATTTCAGGAGAACAATGTCTTCCTTCCTCTCAACTTAA